In the genome of Bremerella sp. P1, the window TTCCTAGCTAAACAACCACTAACTTCCCGTAAATTGGCCCAGCTTGCCAACTTGGCGGATGGAACCGAAGCCCGTACACTAGTGCGTTCCCTGAATAAGCTTTACGACGCAGCGAATCGAGCGTTCCGCGTGGAAGAGCTGGCCGGCGGCTATCAGCTGCTAACTCGGGGAAAATTCGCCGACTGGGTTCGGCGAGTGGTTGGCGGCGACGACCCGACGCGGTTATCGACGCCGGCGATGGAGACGCTAGCGATCATCGCTTACCGGCAACCGGTCCTCAGGGCCGATGTCGAGGCGATTCGCGGAGTGAACTGCGGCGAAATTATTCGTCAGTTAATGGATCGGGACTTAGTCCAGATCAAAGGAAGAAGTGAGGAACTAGGAAGACCCTTCCTCTACGCGACCTCGCCCTCCTTCCTGCGAACGTTTGGATTCCGCTCCCTGGAAGATTTGCCCCGTAAAGATGAGTTTCGACGATTCGAAGCCGAGACCGACGCGTCTGCGGCCAGTCAGGTTGACGATCAAAAGGAGACATCGGTGACGATCACACTTGCCCCACAAAGCCCTGCCATCGATAACGACGACCTGGTCGCCCAGGGAGCTGCCCCGGCACTCTGGACCCCAGATCAGCCGTCGGCCCAAGCGCCTCCGATCGAAGACGAAGAAGACGAACTCTACGAAGACGACGACGGCTACGACGACGAAATCCCCGACGAAGATGAAGACGAGGATGCCGACGACGACGACGATTACGATGAGGATTGGGACGAAGACTACGAAGACGAGGATGACTTCGAAGAAGAAGACGACCTCGAAGAAGACGATGATGATGAAAGCGACTGGGAAGAAGTCGAAGACGACGACTGGGATGACGAAGAAGAAGACGACTTCGACGACGACGATGACGAAGAAGAAGACTGGGGCGACGACGAAGAGGAATAAATCCTTGTCGCCACGGTAACCTAAGTCGCCTGATAATCGATCAGAAAGGGATTCGCGCCGCGAGTCCCTTTTTCATGCGCGCTGGCGGTTTTACTCTTCCAGGAATTGAAAATGGTAGAAGCCCACCATTTCAATCTTGTTTTCCTTGAGAATCTCGCTTGTCGCTTGCAAGATTGCCTCTCGCAGTTGAGCCAAGTCGGGATCGTTGAGGGTGGGTCGATCGAACTTGCGTACCCGCAACAGAACGTCGTGACGAAAGCGACTCTGGTGCGATTCTAAGAGCGGCTGGAGTTCCTGCGACTTATACCGCGGCATCTTGGCGAATGCGTGAAAGTCGATCTGGATGGTGCTGTTCGTCTTGTCGTTGGGAATGGTGCATTCAAACTTCCCCAGGTCGACCTCCACCGGCACCAATGCATCCGGCATGTCCTTGGCCGCCCTCTCGGGCTGAGGATAAGGCTTCCCACACCCCACCAGGTAGACGAGTGCACTCAGCGCAGCAATTCGCACCCAGTTGGCTTTCAGCCACGGGGGTATCCGTTTTCCGAGTGAGTTGCTCATTTGAGACATGACGTTTTGGCTCATTTCCAAGAAATCGTCCAACATTACAAGTCTAGGTCGTGATTCAGGTACCACAGATTGCACCATAACCCTTTTCGTTAACTAGACTTGCGTCACAATCGATACGAACCACGGGGCAGGGTTTGCGGAAATGTGCGATTTCAGGGGAATCCATTCGAC includes:
- the scpB gene encoding SMC-Scp complex subunit ScpB — protein: MQRLEAILFLAKQPLTSRKLAQLANLADGTEARTLVRSLNKLYDAANRAFRVEELAGGYQLLTRGKFADWVRRVVGGDDPTRLSTPAMETLAIIAYRQPVLRADVEAIRGVNCGEIIRQLMDRDLVQIKGRSEELGRPFLYATSPSFLRTFGFRSLEDLPRKDEFRRFEAETDASAASQVDDQKETSVTITLAPQSPAIDNDDLVAQGAAPALWTPDQPSAQAPPIEDEEDELYEDDDGYDDEIPDEDEDEDADDDDDYDEDWDEDYEDEDDFEEEDDLEEDDDDESDWEEVEDDDWDDEEEDDFDDDDDEEEDWGDDEEE